A region from the Micrococcus cohnii genome encodes:
- a CDS encoding DNA-formamidopyrimidine glycosylase family protein produces the protein MPEGDSLVRAAHRLRPVLAGRALTAAQLRVPRHATADLTGWTITAVIPRAKYVLMRLTPPGSGDADDPRGLTLLSHLKMEGRWRVCAPGERWPAPAHRIRAVLETDDVQVLGIELGLLELLPTAEEDTRLGFLGPDLLDPAWTPASLRAAVAALRSRPALPIGAALLDQRLVAGLGNIYRCEALLLAGIDPHRPVAEVEDLPGLVTLARDLMRANVPPAAPAEGAARRTTGVRPDPDAPFGVRVLVPHAAAWPAPPAAHGTAAPESRGRARRPAPSYWVYGHDRQPCLRCGGPVTRGELGAGDGPARRLWWCRRCQS, from the coding sequence ATGCCTGAGGGCGACTCGCTCGTCCGCGCCGCCCACCGGCTGCGCCCGGTGCTCGCTGGCCGCGCCCTGACGGCCGCGCAGCTGCGCGTGCCCCGCCACGCGACCGCGGACCTGACAGGCTGGACCATCACGGCGGTGATCCCGCGGGCGAAGTACGTGCTGATGCGGCTCACACCGCCCGGCTCCGGGGACGCCGACGACCCGCGCGGGCTCACCCTGCTCTCCCATCTGAAGATGGAGGGCCGCTGGCGCGTCTGTGCGCCAGGCGAGCGCTGGCCCGCACCCGCCCACCGGATCCGGGCCGTGTTGGAGACCGACGACGTCCAGGTGCTCGGCATCGAGCTGGGCCTGCTCGAGCTGCTGCCGACCGCCGAGGAGGACACGCGGCTCGGCTTCCTGGGCCCCGACCTGCTCGACCCCGCGTGGACTCCCGCGTCGCTGCGGGCGGCCGTCGCGGCCCTGCGATCCCGCCCCGCGCTGCCGATCGGCGCCGCGCTGCTCGACCAGCGGCTCGTGGCGGGGCTGGGCAACATCTACCGATGCGAGGCGCTGCTGCTGGCGGGGATCGACCCGCACCGCCCGGTCGCGGAGGTCGAGGACCTGCCCGGCCTCGTGACGCTCGCCCGCGACCTGATGCGCGCCAACGTGCCGCCCGCCGCCCCGGCCGAAGGGGCCGCCCGCCGCACCACCGGCGTGCGCCCGGACCCCGACGCCCCGTTCGGCGTGCGCGTGCTCGTGCCCCACGCCGCCGCCTGGCCCGCTCCACCCGCTGCGCACGGCACAGCAGCCCCGGAGTCACGTGGCCGCGCCCGCCGTCCGGCGCCGTCGTACTGGGTGTACGGGCACGACCGGCAGCCCTGCCTGCGTTGCGGCGGACCCGTGACGCGAGGGGAACTGGGCG
- a CDS encoding VOC family protein codes for MDETTTPDRTAADAPSLTPFLMFEGEAGAAMDAYTTAFEGVVPVREVRRDLFDASTPRGAEWEGKVLHGELEIAGQRLRFFDSFAPHEFTFTPAISLFVELTSPEAVDAVHDALLAGGGRDFMPPGDYGFSRRFAWVGDRFGVTWQLNAA; via the coding sequence ATGGACGAGACCACCACTCCGGACCGCACCGCAGCCGACGCGCCGTCTCTCACCCCGTTCCTCATGTTCGAGGGCGAGGCCGGCGCCGCGATGGACGCCTACACCACCGCATTCGAGGGCGTCGTCCCCGTCCGGGAGGTGCGCCGCGACCTCTTCGACGCCTCTACCCCGCGCGGGGCCGAGTGGGAGGGCAAGGTGCTGCACGGCGAACTCGAGATCGCCGGACAGCGCCTGAGGTTCTTCGACTCGTTCGCCCCGCACGAGTTCACGTTCACCCCCGCGATCAGCCTCTTCGTCGAGCTGACCTCGCCGGAAGCGGTGGACGCGGTCCACGACGCGCTGCTCGCCGGCGGTGGTCGGGACTTCATGCCCCCGGGCGACTACGGATTCTCCCGCCGCTTCGCGTGGGTCGGGGACCGCTTCGGCGTCACCTGGCAGCTCAACGCGGCCTGA
- a CDS encoding Lhr family helicase, with translation MPEQAVVPDAEAVLARFSAPTRAWFTGAFEAPTAAQLGAWDAVSSGQNALVVAPTGSGKTLSAFLWALDGFVREDGAEAVGADGAGQDPADAAPRPATRVLYVSPLKALGVDVERNLRSPLIGITQTAARLGVPAPDVRVGVRSGDTPAAERRRLAQDPPEVLITTPESLYLMLTSKARSTLAGVDTVIVDEVHAVAGTKRGAHLAVSLERLDELLDRPAQRIGLSATVEPAEEVARFLGGVQPVTVVRPASTKRWDLTVTVPVPDMTDLAGTPAPSEGTDPGPDGALTDAPGGSIWPHVEHRIVDLVAAHRSTIVFANSRRQAERLTDRLNEIWAGRHDADDAAGPVSDVARAHHGSVSKDQRALVEEALKTGRIRCVVATSSLELGIDMGAVDLVVQVSSPPSVASGLQRVGRAGHQVGESSTGVFFPQHRADLVDTAVVAERMRAGLIEPLRVPAHPLDVLAQQTVAAVAVEDLDDQAWLDTVRRSAPFSSLPASAYESVLDLLAGRYPSDEFAELRPRILWDRENGVLAARPGAQRLAVTSGGTIPDRGLFGVFLATDGAGPSDAADDESAGRNGARSGNRGADTAGSARSGGRRVGELDEEMVYESRVGDVILLGATSWQIVEITADRVLVLPAYGQPGKLPFWRGDAAGRPAQLGEAVGRFRRETDADPAAARERLEAAGLDAWSADNLLAYLREQREAVGLLPSEQGLVVERFTDELGDWRVVLHSPFGMGVHAPWALAVGARLQQRYGIETSSGAAMAADDGIVLRLPYMDTEPPGAELFEFTAEELEQLVTEEVGGSALFAARFRENAARSLLLPRRSPGKRTPLWQQRQRSAQLLDVARKHPSFPVILETVREVLQDVYDLPALTDVAGRIAGRRIRIAEVTTAAPSPFAQSLLFGYVAQFIYEGDSPLAERRAAALSLDPGLLSDLLGADRLRELLDADVIAAVEAQAQRLAPDRRVSGLEGLADLLRIVGPLSVDEAARRTVEQEAAQTADRLAELERTARAFRVRWGGVERYAAVEDAARLRDALGAPIPHGVPAAFLEPVDDPLADLVSRYARTHGPFTAGEAAAALGLGAAVVLPVLQRLAAERRVSTGAFRPGGDAPAAGPDAEWCETSVLQRIRRRSLAALRAEVEPVDQAAYARFLADWQHLRPRPADREGEHRSPATLEGVDGVAVVLDQLAGTPLPASAWESLVLPARVRDYASGMLDELLSTGEYVWSATAAGTGDDGWIALHPADTIDLTLRPPQAEAETDASGLRALVLQALDGTGAWFFGPLCDRVAAQAQAEGGTAPTPAEVLAALWELVWAGRVGNDTFAPVRGLLSGGRTAHKTAARTPRVRTARLGGARGGLAAARGAHGAAPARGRSSLRAAGRSGAAGLRSGAADAPPGTASLTPAERARAAGRWSLLPEAEQDPTVRAHATAEVLLDRCGVITRGAVVAEDVPGGFAAQYRLLTRMEEAGQVRRGHFVDRLGGAQFSTGAVVDRLRSFQHDVDATDSPSTSGPVPRAGGASASASASGSVPAALALAATDPANPYGAALDWPDVPAGADGVTPTGHRPGRKAGAIVVLCEGHLVLYLERGGRTLLCFDDAPDRLEAAAAALVWALRRARTDRLALEKANGAGILGTPLAEALLRAGFYSSPSGLRFRA, from the coding sequence ATGCCTGAGCAGGCCGTCGTTCCGGACGCCGAGGCCGTCCTCGCCCGCTTCTCCGCACCGACCCGCGCGTGGTTCACGGGCGCGTTCGAGGCCCCGACCGCGGCCCAGCTGGGCGCGTGGGACGCGGTGTCCTCCGGCCAGAACGCGCTCGTCGTCGCCCCGACCGGCTCGGGCAAGACCCTCTCGGCGTTCCTGTGGGCGCTCGACGGGTTCGTTCGTGAGGACGGTGCCGAGGCCGTCGGCGCGGACGGCGCCGGGCAGGACCCTGCGGACGCCGCGCCGCGACCGGCCACCCGTGTGCTGTACGTCTCCCCGCTCAAGGCCCTCGGCGTCGACGTGGAGCGGAACCTGCGCTCCCCGCTGATCGGCATCACCCAGACGGCCGCGCGTCTCGGCGTCCCCGCCCCCGATGTGCGGGTGGGCGTCCGCTCAGGAGACACCCCGGCCGCCGAACGGCGCCGGCTCGCGCAGGACCCGCCAGAGGTGCTCATCACGACGCCCGAATCCCTCTACCTGATGCTCACCTCCAAGGCCCGGTCCACGCTGGCCGGCGTCGACACGGTGATCGTCGACGAGGTCCACGCGGTCGCCGGGACGAAGCGCGGGGCGCACCTGGCGGTGAGCCTCGAGCGCCTCGACGAGCTGCTCGATCGGCCTGCGCAGCGCATCGGCCTGTCCGCGACCGTCGAGCCGGCGGAGGAGGTCGCCCGGTTCCTCGGTGGCGTGCAGCCGGTGACGGTGGTCCGGCCCGCCTCGACGAAGCGCTGGGATCTGACGGTGACCGTGCCCGTGCCGGACATGACCGACCTGGCGGGCACGCCCGCCCCCTCCGAGGGGACGGACCCCGGGCCCGACGGCGCGCTCACGGACGCGCCCGGCGGGTCGATCTGGCCGCACGTCGAGCACCGGATCGTGGACCTCGTCGCCGCGCACCGCTCCACGATCGTCTTCGCCAATTCCCGCCGCCAGGCCGAACGGCTCACGGACCGACTCAACGAGATCTGGGCGGGCCGGCACGACGCCGACGACGCGGCCGGGCCGGTCTCCGACGTCGCCCGCGCCCATCACGGATCCGTGTCGAAGGACCAGCGGGCGCTCGTCGAGGAGGCCCTGAAGACCGGGCGCATCCGCTGCGTGGTGGCCACGAGCTCACTCGAGCTGGGCATCGACATGGGCGCCGTCGACCTCGTGGTGCAGGTGTCCTCCCCGCCGTCGGTCGCCTCGGGCCTGCAGCGCGTGGGGCGCGCCGGCCACCAGGTCGGGGAGAGCTCGACGGGCGTGTTCTTCCCGCAGCACCGCGCGGACCTTGTGGACACCGCCGTCGTGGCCGAGCGCATGCGGGCCGGACTGATCGAGCCGCTGCGCGTGCCCGCCCACCCGCTCGACGTGCTCGCGCAGCAGACCGTGGCGGCGGTCGCCGTCGAGGACCTCGACGACCAGGCCTGGCTGGACACGGTGCGTCGCTCGGCGCCGTTCAGCTCCCTGCCGGCCTCGGCGTACGAGTCCGTGCTGGACCTGCTCGCCGGCCGGTACCCCTCCGACGAGTTCGCCGAGCTGCGCCCGCGCATCCTCTGGGACCGCGAGAACGGCGTGCTGGCGGCCCGGCCCGGCGCCCAGCGCCTCGCGGTGACCTCCGGCGGCACCATCCCGGACCGCGGCCTGTTCGGCGTCTTCCTCGCCACCGACGGGGCCGGCCCGTCCGACGCCGCCGACGACGAGAGCGCGGGCCGGAACGGGGCCCGGAGCGGGAACCGGGGCGCGGACACCGCCGGTTCGGCCCGTTCGGGCGGGCGCCGCGTCGGGGAGCTGGACGAGGAGATGGTCTACGAGTCCCGCGTGGGCGACGTGATCCTGCTCGGTGCGACGAGCTGGCAGATCGTCGAGATCACGGCGGACCGCGTGCTCGTGCTGCCCGCCTACGGCCAGCCCGGCAAGCTGCCCTTCTGGCGGGGCGACGCGGCCGGGCGGCCGGCGCAGCTGGGCGAGGCCGTGGGCCGCTTCCGGCGCGAGACGGACGCGGACCCCGCCGCCGCCCGTGAGCGCCTGGAGGCGGCGGGGCTCGACGCCTGGTCCGCGGACAACCTGCTGGCCTATCTGCGCGAGCAGCGAGAGGCCGTGGGCCTGCTGCCGAGCGAGCAGGGGCTCGTCGTCGAGCGGTTCACGGATGAGCTGGGCGACTGGCGCGTGGTGCTGCACTCCCCGTTCGGCATGGGCGTGCATGCTCCCTGGGCGCTCGCGGTCGGGGCGCGCCTGCAGCAGCGCTACGGCATCGAGACGTCCTCGGGCGCGGCCATGGCCGCCGACGACGGCATCGTGCTGCGCCTGCCGTACATGGACACCGAGCCGCCCGGGGCCGAGCTGTTCGAGTTCACGGCCGAGGAGCTGGAGCAGCTCGTCACCGAAGAGGTCGGCGGCTCGGCCCTGTTCGCGGCCCGGTTCCGGGAGAACGCGGCCCGGTCGCTCCTGCTGCCCCGCCGCAGCCCCGGCAAGCGCACACCCCTGTGGCAGCAGCGGCAGCGCTCGGCACAGCTGCTCGACGTCGCCCGGAAGCACCCGTCGTTCCCGGTGATCCTGGAGACGGTCCGCGAGGTGCTGCAGGACGTGTACGACCTGCCCGCGCTCACCGACGTGGCCGGGCGCATCGCCGGACGGCGGATCCGCATCGCGGAGGTGACGACTGCCGCGCCCAGCCCGTTCGCGCAGTCGCTGCTGTTCGGCTACGTCGCACAGTTCATCTACGAGGGCGACTCGCCGCTGGCCGAGCGCCGTGCCGCCGCCCTGTCCCTCGACCCGGGTCTGCTCTCGGACCTGCTCGGGGCCGACCGGCTGCGCGAGCTGCTCGACGCCGACGTGATCGCGGCGGTCGAGGCGCAGGCCCAGCGTCTAGCGCCCGACCGACGGGTCAGCGGTCTCGAGGGCCTGGCGGACCTGTTGCGAATCGTCGGCCCGCTCAGCGTCGACGAGGCCGCCCGGCGCACCGTCGAGCAGGAGGCGGCCCAGACGGCCGACCGGCTGGCCGAGCTCGAGCGCACGGCCCGGGCGTTCCGCGTGCGCTGGGGCGGCGTCGAACGGTACGCCGCGGTCGAGGACGCCGCCCGGCTGCGGGACGCGCTGGGCGCCCCGATCCCCCACGGCGTGCCCGCCGCGTTCCTGGAGCCGGTCGACGACCCACTCGCAGACCTCGTGTCCCGGTACGCCCGCACCCACGGCCCGTTCACCGCCGGCGAGGCCGCCGCGGCGCTCGGGCTGGGCGCCGCCGTCGTGCTGCCCGTGCTGCAGCGGCTGGCCGCGGAGCGCCGCGTCAGCACGGGCGCGTTCCGCCCCGGAGGGGACGCCCCCGCGGCGGGTCCGGACGCCGAGTGGTGCGAGACGAGCGTGCTGCAGCGCATCCGCCGCCGCAGCCTCGCGGCCCTGCGGGCGGAGGTCGAACCGGTGGACCAGGCCGCCTACGCCCGCTTCCTCGCCGACTGGCAGCATCTGCGCCCGCGCCCGGCGGACCGCGAGGGGGAACACCGCTCACCGGCCACCCTCGAAGGCGTCGACGGGGTCGCCGTCGTGCTCGACCAGCTCGCGGGCACGCCGCTGCCAGCGAGCGCGTGGGAGTCGCTCGTGCTGCCCGCCCGTGTGCGCGACTACGCGTCCGGCATGCTCGACGAGCTGCTCTCAACCGGCGAGTACGTGTGGTCCGCCACGGCGGCAGGAACCGGCGACGACGGCTGGATCGCGCTGCATCCGGCGGACACGATCGACCTGACGCTGCGCCCGCCGCAGGCCGAGGCCGAGACCGACGCGTCCGGGCTGAGGGCGCTGGTCCTGCAGGCGCTCGACGGCACCGGAGCCTGGTTCTTCGGCCCGCTGTGCGACCGCGTCGCGGCGCAGGCACAGGCCGAGGGCGGCACCGCGCCGACCCCGGCCGAGGTGCTCGCGGCGCTGTGGGAGCTGGTCTGGGCCGGCAGGGTCGGAAACGACACCTTCGCCCCCGTGCGCGGGCTGCTCTCGGGTGGCCGGACGGCGCACAAGACGGCCGCGCGCACCCCGCGCGTGCGCACCGCCCGGCTCGGCGGGGCTCGAGGCGGACTCGCCGCCGCCCGCGGCGCTCACGGTGCAGCTCCCGCCCGGGGCCGGTCGTCCCTGCGCGCAGCGGGGCGCTCCGGCGCGGCCGGGCTGCGTTCCGGGGCGGCCGACGCGCCGCCGGGCACGGCGTCGCTCACCCCCGCCGAACGGGCCCGTGCGGCCGGACGCTGGTCGCTGCTGCCCGAGGCCGAACAGGACCCGACCGTCCGCGCCCACGCAACCGCGGAGGTGCTGCTGGACCGCTGCGGCGTCATCACGCGCGGGGCGGTCGTCGCCGAGGACGTGCCCGGCGGCTTCGCCGCGCAGTACCGGCTGCTCACCCGGATGGAGGAGGCCGGGCAGGTGCGCCGCGGGCACTTCGTCGACCGGCTCGGCGGGGCCCAGTTCTCGACGGGGGCCGTCGTCGACCGGCTGCGCAGCTTCCAGCACGACGTCGACGCGACGGACAGCCCGTCGACGTCCGGCCCCGTGCCCCGTGCCGGCGGCGCCTCCGCCTCCGCCTCCGCCTCCGGAAGCGTCCCTGCCGCGCTGGCTCTGGCCGCCACGGACCCCGCCAACCCCTACGGGGCGGCCCTCGACTGGCCCGATGTGCCGGCCGGAGCCGACGGGGTCACGCCCACGGGACACCGGCCGGGGCGCAAGGCCGGGGCGATCGTCGTGCTGTGCGAGGGACACCTGGTCCTCTACCTCGAGCGCGGCGGCCGCACCCTGCTGTGCTTCGACGACGCCCCCGACCGTCTGGAGGCCGCGGCGGCGGCGCTCGTGTGGGCTCTGCGGCGGGCCCGGACGGACCGCCTCGCGCTCGAGAAGGCCAACGGCGCGGGCATCCTCGGCACCCCGCTGGCCGAAGCCCTGCTGCGCGCCGGGTTCTACTCCTCGCCCAGCGGGCTGCGGTTCCGTGCCTGA
- a CDS encoding 23S rRNA (pseudouridine(1915)-N(3))-methyltransferase RlmH, which yields MSVTVLAIGKKHESWVSEGITRYEKRLTKPYDLSWRLLPHSSRQQEAARAEESQRILAKIAPSDHVILLDERGTGFDSPGLARHLQSAFDVGTPVVLIIGGAYGVDASVHERADRVWSLSGLVFPHQLVRLILAEQVYRAQEISAGRPYHHA from the coding sequence ATGTCCGTCACGGTGTTGGCCATCGGCAAGAAGCACGAATCGTGGGTGTCCGAGGGGATCACTCGCTACGAGAAGCGCCTCACGAAGCCCTACGACCTGTCGTGGCGCCTTTTGCCGCACTCTTCCCGGCAGCAGGAGGCCGCCCGCGCCGAGGAGTCGCAGCGGATCCTCGCGAAGATCGCCCCGAGCGACCACGTGATCCTGCTCGACGAGCGCGGGACGGGCTTCGACTCCCCCGGCCTGGCCCGGCACCTGCAGTCGGCGTTCGACGTCGGCACGCCCGTCGTGCTCATCATCGGCGGCGCCTACGGGGTCGACGCGAGCGTGCACGAGCGTGCGGACCGCGTGTGGTCGCTCTCGGGGCTCGTGTTCCCCCATCAGCTCGTGCGGCTGATCCTCGCCGAGCAGGTCTACCGCGCGCAGGAGATCTCGGCCGGGCGGCCGTACCACCATGCCTGA
- a CDS encoding alpha/beta hydrolase has translation MQRRTVLSVVGTTAPLGALGVGVASGHVGGARPDAPVERSAGVVARRGLRYARLPDRAGVLDLYRPPGVGPFPVLMWTSGSGWTSDAGNRDGEDLARALVPHGWAVAAYSTRSSAQATFPAHVHDANAAVRWLRAEADTFDLDSDRIAIGGSSSGGWTALMVGYTTGRPGYDGTVGGHWGTSSAVRAVVDFYAPVHLRSLDEHMRPGACRRLNEHLGTRHCHADDRGYESRMLGRPVTQTLALADEASPLHHVHGQAPPTLIVHGTGDDVVPEEQSAVLYEALVRHGVPSAHYEVRGGEHVVGLGQNGTAAARVRSQGLPEHVRRPAFSAEAVVGFLDAVV, from the coding sequence ATGCAGCGCAGGACCGTGCTCAGCGTCGTCGGGACGACAGCGCCGTTGGGAGCGCTCGGCGTGGGCGTCGCCTCCGGTCACGTCGGCGGGGCCCGGCCGGACGCCCCGGTCGAGCGGAGCGCAGGCGTGGTCGCGCGTCGCGGGCTGCGCTACGCCCGGCTGCCCGACCGCGCCGGGGTGCTCGACCTGTACCGGCCGCCGGGCGTCGGCCCCTTCCCCGTGCTGATGTGGACCTCCGGCTCGGGGTGGACCTCGGACGCGGGCAACCGCGATGGTGAGGACCTGGCCCGTGCCCTGGTTCCCCACGGATGGGCCGTGGCCGCATACTCGACGCGCAGCTCCGCGCAGGCGACGTTCCCCGCGCATGTCCACGACGCGAACGCCGCCGTCCGGTGGCTGCGGGCCGAGGCCGACACGTTCGACCTGGACTCGGACCGGATCGCGATCGGGGGCAGCTCTTCGGGCGGCTGGACCGCTCTGATGGTCGGCTACACGACCGGACGGCCCGGTTACGACGGCACCGTGGGCGGGCACTGGGGGACCTCCAGCGCGGTGCGGGCCGTCGTGGACTTCTACGCGCCCGTGCACCTGCGCAGCCTGGACGAGCACATGCGCCCCGGCGCGTGCCGCCGGCTCAATGAGCACCTCGGGACGAGGCACTGCCACGCCGACGACCGCGGGTATGAGTCCCGGATGCTCGGCCGCCCCGTGACGCAGACGCTCGCGCTCGCCGACGAGGCGAGCCCGCTGCACCATGTGCATGGGCAGGCCCCGCCCACGCTGATCGTCCATGGCACCGGGGATGACGTCGTGCCCGAGGAACAGAGCGCCGTGCTGTATGAGGCCCTCGTCAGGCACGGGGTGCCGAGTGCGCACTATGAAGTGCGCGGGGGCGAGCACGTGGTGGGCCTCGGCCAGAACGGCACGGCGGCCGCTCGGGTGCGCTCGCAGGGGCTGCCGGAGCACGTGCGGCGGCCGGCTTTCTCTGCCGAGGCGGTGGTGGGCTTCCTCGACGCCGTCGTGTAA
- the tadA gene encoding tRNA adenosine(34) deaminase TadA, whose product MGLALDAARRAEASQDVPIGAVVVDGQGEVIASACNEREATDDPTAHAEVLALRAAVRARRDHEHADGWRLADCTLVVTLEPCPMCAGAMLLARVPRVVFGAWDAKAGACGSVLDVVREPRFNHTVEVRGGVREAECAALLREFFARRRG is encoded by the coding sequence ATGGGCCTGGCCCTGGACGCGGCCCGTCGCGCCGAGGCGTCCCAGGACGTGCCGATCGGCGCGGTGGTCGTCGACGGGCAGGGTGAGGTGATCGCGAGCGCCTGCAACGAGCGCGAGGCCACCGACGACCCGACCGCCCACGCCGAGGTCCTCGCCCTGCGGGCGGCCGTACGCGCACGGCGCGACCACGAGCACGCCGACGGCTGGCGCCTGGCCGACTGCACGCTCGTCGTCACGCTCGAGCCGTGCCCCATGTGCGCCGGCGCCATGCTGCTGGCCCGCGTGCCCCGGGTCGTGTTCGGCGCGTGGGACGCCAAGGCCGGGGCGTGCGGCTCCGTGCTCGACGTGGTGCGGGAGCCTCGTTTCAACCACACGGTCGAGGTGCGCGGAGGCGTCCGCGAGGCCGAGTGCGCGGCGCTGCTGCGCGAGTTCTTCGCGCGTCGCCGCGGCTGA
- the upp gene encoding uracil phosphoribosyltransferase — MRVHVVDHPLIAHKLTILREKTTPSMIFRQLTEELVMLLGYEATRDVAVEQVQIQTPVATTTGTRLRRPRPLIVPILRAGLGMLEGMVKMAPSAEVGFLGMARNEETLDIVTYAERLPQDLTGRHVIVLDPMLATGGTLVEAIRFLYERGAEKVTCVCLLAAPEGLATLEERAGEMDVDLYLAAVDERLDERSYIVPGLGDAGDRLYGLAE, encoded by the coding sequence ATGCGTGTACACGTCGTCGACCATCCCCTCATCGCCCACAAGCTCACGATCCTGCGGGAGAAGACCACTCCGTCCATGATCTTCCGTCAGCTCACCGAGGAGCTGGTGATGCTGCTCGGCTATGAGGCCACGCGGGACGTCGCCGTCGAGCAGGTGCAGATTCAGACGCCGGTCGCCACGACCACCGGCACGCGGCTGCGTCGGCCCCGGCCGCTGATCGTGCCGATCCTGCGCGCCGGCCTCGGGATGCTCGAGGGCATGGTCAAGATGGCCCCGTCGGCCGAGGTCGGCTTCCTCGGCATGGCCCGCAACGAGGAGACGCTCGACATCGTCACCTACGCGGAGCGCCTGCCCCAGGACCTCACCGGCCGTCACGTCATCGTGCTGGACCCGATGCTCGCGACCGGCGGCACCCTCGTCGAAGCGATCCGCTTCCTCTACGAGCGCGGCGCCGAGAAGGTGACGTGCGTGTGCCTGCTGGCCGCGCCCGAGGGTCTGGCCACACTCGAGGAGCGCGCGGGCGAGATGGACGTTGACCTGTACCTCGCGGCGGTCGACGAGAGGCTCGACGAGAGGTCGTACATCGTGCCGGGACTCGGTGACGCCGGCGACCGTCTCTACGGGCTGGCGGAGTGA
- a CDS encoding winged helix-turn-helix domain-containing protein, producing MSENAGYVHISVREAQRRAALAERGRRASLRVATDADAPQNDDPATVLGGRGAGLTPVAQENEARGFVLYVGMDELAASAAGTSLTRLANELRHYVESLVPGAQSHAAVAIAPAGAEGADLDVVRQVLGDPTLQSAERSDLARAPHPLPTRQPGVLIDLSRREVQLDGEVLNLTYKEFELLNYLVDNDERTVGRDELLEALWGDAEDAPNERTIDVHIRRLRSKLGRLSNTVRTVRGQGYRFYRHPEVVVWAAPEYSI from the coding sequence ATGAGCGAGAACGCCGGATACGTGCACATCTCGGTGCGTGAGGCGCAGCGCCGCGCCGCGTTGGCCGAGCGCGGTCGCCGTGCGTCCCTGCGTGTGGCCACGGATGCCGACGCCCCCCAGAACGACGACCCGGCCACCGTCCTGGGCGGCCGCGGCGCGGGCCTGACTCCCGTCGCTCAGGAGAACGAGGCGCGCGGCTTCGTGCTCTATGTCGGGATGGACGAGCTCGCCGCCTCGGCCGCCGGCACCTCGCTGACGCGCTTGGCGAACGAGCTGCGGCACTACGTCGAGTCCCTCGTTCCCGGAGCGCAGTCCCATGCCGCCGTCGCGATCGCCCCGGCGGGCGCCGAGGGTGCCGACCTCGACGTCGTGCGCCAGGTGCTTGGCGACCCCACCCTGCAGTCGGCGGAGCGGTCTGACCTCGCCCGGGCCCCGCACCCGCTGCCCACGCGCCAGCCCGGTGTGCTCATCGACCTCTCGCGGCGCGAGGTCCAACTCGACGGGGAAGTCCTGAACCTGACCTACAAGGAGTTCGAGCTGCTGAACTACCTCGTCGACAACGATGAGCGCACCGTCGGCCGTGACGAGCTGCTCGAGGCCCTGTGGGGAGACGCCGAGGACGCGCCGAACGAGCGCACGATCGACGTGCACATCCGCCGCCTGCGTTCCAAGCTCGGCCGGCTGTCCAACACCGTGCGCACTGTGCGCGGCCAGGGGTACCGCTTCTACCGCCATCCCGAGGTCGTCGTGTGGGCGGCCCCCGAATACAGCATCTGA
- a CDS encoding SixA phosphatase family protein: protein MHSSAHSKTLLVMRHAQAGWSASGDDHDRELTAAGHEQAQRMGQWILEQGLRPDQIVCSDAQRTRQTCVWVCERLGEEAPTASLDSRLYGADAARALSVINETEERVGAMLVIGHMPWVQELGLRLLSVESEQSASLEMAEQMPPAGLQVFRVPGVWAELDGRDADLLRFVTPETV, encoded by the coding sequence ATGCACTCCTCCGCACACTCCAAGACCCTGCTCGTCATGCGTCATGCCCAGGCCGGGTGGTCGGCCAGCGGCGACGATCACGACCGCGAGCTGACCGCTGCCGGGCATGAGCAGGCGCAGCGCATGGGGCAGTGGATTCTCGAGCAGGGGCTGCGCCCGGACCAGATCGTCTGCTCTGACGCCCAACGCACGCGGCAGACCTGCGTATGGGTGTGTGAGCGGCTCGGGGAGGAGGCGCCGACGGCCTCGCTCGACTCACGTCTCTACGGGGCCGACGCGGCACGCGCGCTCAGCGTGATCAATGAGACCGAGGAGCGGGTGGGCGCGATGCTGGTGATCGGGCACATGCCGTGGGTGCAGGAGCTCGGCTTGCGTCTGCTCAGTGTGGAGTCGGAGCAGTCCGCGTCACTCGAGATGGCCGAACAGATGCCCCCGGCCGGGCTGCAGGTGTTCCGCGTGCCGGGCGTCTGGGCCGAGCTCGACGGGCGGGACGCCGACCTGCTCCGCTTTGTGACGCCCGAGACCGTCTGA